Below is a window of Mucilaginibacter sp. PAMC 26640 DNA.
GGTACTGGGATTGCCCGTGGCCTGGTGGCTCTCCGGGAGGCGGTCGTTTATCAAGATCATCATTGAGGCCTTTATTACTATGCCACTGGTTTTACCCCCATCGGTGCTGGGCTTTTATTTGTTGCTGGCTTTTAGTCCGCAGCGTGGGGTGGGTAAATGGCTACACGATAACTTTAACCTGCAATTTGTATTTTCTTTCGAGGGGTTGGTGCTGGCCTCGGTCATTTATAGTATGCCGTTTATGATCAGTCCGGTAAAATCGGCGTTTCAGCAACTGCCAGCATCCCTGGCGCAAGCATCCGCCACGCTGGGAAAAACAAAGTGGCAAACTTTAAGATGGGTGCTGCTGCCCAACATCAAACCATCGTTACTAACGGCTACCGTTTTAACTTTTGCGCACACCCTGGGCGAGTTCGGCGTAGTGCTGATGATCGGCGGCAATATCCCGGGCATTACCCGGGTAGCCTCTATCGCCGTGTACGATTCGGTAGAACAGATGGATTACACCTCGGCCAATAACTATTCGCTCATCCTGTTTGCCATTACTTTTGTGCTGGTCACCGGGGTGTTCATCTACAATAAATACCAGGTAAAAACCCCCTTAGTATGATCCGCATCCATATCGAAAAAAAGCTCAGGGCATACCAGGGGGTACAGGTGCTCAAGATCCGGAAGGAGATGGCCGCCGGCAGTATTACCCGCGTTACCGGCCCCTCGGGTGCGGGCAAAACCACGTTGCTTAAAATGATAGCCGGACTCATAACACCAGATGCCGGACAGATCACGATCAACCAAACCGTTTGGTTTGATGCCGCTCAACAGATCAACCTGCCTACGCGCTTACGGATGCCCGGTTTTGTTTTCCAGGACTATGCGCTGTTTCCCAACATGACGGTGCAGCAGCATTTGGCCTACGCAACCACCGATACCGCATGGATCAACCGTTTACTCGCTATCGGGCAGCTGGAAACCTTTGCAGCTCATAAACCCGAACACCTTTCCGGCGGCCAACAACAGCGACTGGCTATTTTGCGCGCACTGGCCATTAAACCGCAATTGCTGCTGATGGACGAGCCCTTTTCCGCGCTGGATGTGAAGATGAAATCGGCGTTGATTGCTGATTTGCTCACCCTTTTTACAGAATTAAAGGCCACCGTACTCATCGTGAGCCATAACCCGCAGGAGCTGGATGGCATTTGCAATGACGAATTAGTGCTGGACTAACCCCCCATTCTAAAAAAAAACAGCCGGTTTTACCTGGCTTGTTCCACATTACGAAGGTGGAACAAGGTTTATTGTCTATGCATTGACTATCAATACCTTACAGACTTCTAGTGGAACAAATTGGAACATCCCTGTTATTGAAGTAAAATAAGGTAACAAACTATCTGCTAAATACTTATCAAAATTCAGTTACAGATTTCTGAAACACTTTGGAAATGCCTTTTGGAACAAGATGAAACGCTCCGCCGGCGGGTACTGACAAAACACTGTCACCACTCTTTTGGCGGCTTCCGGGTATCTTTGTTACATCCATCCAATCAATTTCATGACGCATTACAAAACTCCCGGCCCCACGCTCCGGATGCCACTTGAGCTGGAACTTGCCCGCGCCCGCGAGCGCGGCACCATTACCGCCCGCCAGCGTAAACAGCTGCAGCGGATAGAAGCCCAGCAATTAAAAGACCTCCGCGACTTAGAAGCCAGCCAGGTGACCGGCGACGAAGCCTTTATCATTAAAAAAGCCGGCGACTGGCTTACCCTGCCCGCCGGCGAAAACATGGGCGACAGGCTCTGCGGCGACCTCTGGTTTAAAAACGAACTTTGTATCATGTTTGCAGATACCAACGCCGGCAAATCTATCCTCGCCGTGCAAATTGGTGATGCCATTGGTCGCGGGGAGGCCATGGGTAACCTGGCGGTAAAACAGCAGACCACCCCCGTGCTGTACTTCGATTTTGAGCTCAGCGCCGAGCAGTTTGCCACACGCTATGCCGGCACCGGGGGCGAAACGCACCAGTTTGCGCCCAACTTTTACCGCGTAGTCATTAACCCCGATGCCAGCCGCGAAGGTAAATTTGCCACCTATCACGATTACCTCATCAACTCGCTCGAAAACATTATCATCAGCACCGGCTCGCGTACCATCATTATTGATAACATTACCTGTCTGCGCAGCGGTACCGAAAATGCCGCGGCCGCCATCAAGCTCATGCGCAGCCTGCAAAACATCAAAAACCTGTACAAGGCATCGCTGCTGGTACTGGCCCATACGCCCAAGCGGAACCCTGCCCGGCCCATCACCCGGAACGATCTGCAGGGCAGCAAAATGCTCATGAACTTTGCCGACAGCGCATTTGCCATCGGCGAGAGCCAAAGCAGCCCCGGCCTGCGCTACCTCAAGCAGGTAAAACAGCGCAGCAACGGCCCCATGCAAAGCAACGGCACCGTACAATTTTGCCGCATCGTAAAGGAAGGCAGTTTCCTCAAATTCGTGTTTGAGGGCCAGGGCAGCGAAGCGCCCCACCTGCTGGCCTATACCCAGCAGGTACGCCGAAACCTGGAGGACCACATCATGCGCCTTAATGCCCGGGGCCAAACCCTCCGCCAGATAGCCACCCAAACCAATATGCCCACAACCAGCGTTTACCGGGTAATTCAAAAAATGAACGAGGCAGCAAAGCATGAAGTATAAAATAATGGCGGTGCCTCCGGCCCGGGTCATCCGCTCATACTGCGCGAGGCCTTAGCCACCGGCCGGTATCCGCTACTACCCCTACCGCGGAGCTGCGGGTGGGTGGTTAATTGTACGGGCTAGAATATGAGGCTTGCGGTCGCGAGGAGATAAATTACTATGGTAATTTTTGCAAACACGTTAGCATAGACGCTTACAAATTTATTTGTTCCGGTGTGGACGCTTGGGCAGGCGGCTTAGTAACGAATTTTAACAATTGAATATGCTCTTTAATTAAATTGTTCTGAATCTTAAGTAACTCCGTTTGTTCTAATTGATTTGCCACTATAAGATTAACTTTCCAGTACCATAACACAACGCTTCGGAGGACGAAAAAAATAAGGACAAAGAAACCGAAAGCTAAGAGTATCATTATAAACTCTGGTGCCCCGACACTGCTGGCTTGCAGTAAAATAGTTAAATTATTCATCTGTTTGAGGTTTAGTTAATGAGTCCAATATACAACAATTTAATTTACAAATTAACTGCTTCACAGGTCACCCTTCAACTAACGCCAGCAATCGCTCCTGTAAGGAAATGTAAAATTTGCTTGCAGAGCCTTTGGGCATGCGTAGAGATTGCTTCGTACCTCGCAATGACGAGGCGGCCTTAGCCGCCATTATTGCTGCCCCGCCCGGCAAGGTTTACCTCCCCGCCTACCCAGGAGTCCACACCTGGACAGGCGCGAGCCACCAGAAGTCAAACATCTTTGCCCGGAGAGCAGGCTACTCTACGTCTGTATATGCATAACCGCCAATAAAGATCAAGGCATTGTCTGGCCTGATGGGACCGCCTTTGGCACCAAACGCAAAAGATGTCTTTACAACTTTGCCACTGTTATAAGTAAATTCAATGGAATGGCCGGAGATGCGGTAGGTGCCGCCGCTCGCTGATTTTTTCCAGGCAGCGGCGTTGCCTGTTGACATTCCTGCGTTTAAGCCTTCAGTAAAATGGGTCGCATCCAAAAATGTGATTTGTTTAACAGATAAGGCGTTCAGTCCATTACCATAGTCCCCGCCGCTTACTTTTTCGTAAGCCGGTTTAAGTTTAACCGAGCCTGTATAGGCATATTCCGGGAACCAGTTACCCTCGCCAAGTTTATAATCGCTTGCTTCGCCTTTATTATTGGTCAGTAAAAAGGTCTGGCCCTGTTTTTTCCATTTACCCCAGGCTTTAGGGTGTTTACTTTTATCAGCAGAGATATTTAAGCCTTCGAGTGTTTCCGCGCCTGCTTCCCAATAATCACCGTTTTTGAACAGTACTACCGGCTCAAATGTAATAGCAGTTGGATAGCCGCTTATGGCCCTGAAATACCAGCCCTCAACAGCCGGAGCAACCGCTATTGAATGCCCAGGGTTTGACCTTAAGGATTTGGCATCGGCATGCGATAAAGCTAATAACGCAAAGGAGATAGCCAGGCCACTCAAACAGATTCTTAATTTCATAATGCACAGATTTAGTGTGACTTTGTTTTTTATAACAGATGGCTTGTCTTTAAGGTTTGTAAAAAATGTAAGATTTAGCTATCAGTAAGCACAACCGCCTGTCCAAGTGTCCACACCTGGATACCAGCCCGGGTAAGCGTCCACGCTTGCCCGCGTTAATTAATCATCTTCAAAGGGGCATATGAATCGCCGTCTTAGGGTTCCAAAATAGATCTTGTCGGTTGAGGGGCTGTGGAATATGAACTAAATATCGTAGTTTGGGCATACACGTATGCGTGGACGCTTACAAATTTATTTGTCCAAATGTAACACTTGGACAGTCGAGAGGTATGTGGAAATTTTGGCTGTCAAAAGTCGTCTTTTGCAAGTAGGAGTCTCGATACCACTGCTATAGTTATAAACTATTATACGTTTTGGCGTGATTCTGGACTTTACCCAACCTAAGAGAAAATGATTGAAAAAAAATTCATAGCAGACCCTTCACTTGAACAAAATTATATAAATAGAAAAGTAAGAGAATCGAAATATTCAATAACCATCGGCTTGACTATTTTTTTAATTGTCGGTACAGCCTTTTATTTGAATTTAGACAACACCCTTCTAACGCTATTTAATGTAATAATAATAGCCGTACCCATTAGCATCTACATTCATATGTCGACATTTAAACAAGCAATATACATGAATAGAATTATTTCGTCTATTGTTGTCAACGATAATGATTACCAAATAAGTACGTTCGCTTTTAAAACATGGTTTATAAACATACCTGCAGTTAATAAGTTAAAACCTAAAAATACCGTAAGTTTAAAAAGAGTAGACTTTCCATTTAACGAGGACGGTTTGAAAGTTGATAAAATGTCGACCATGTGTTTAATGGTCGACGGACAGGACTTTTATCTTTTACATCAATATTTTTCCGCAACTTTAAATGAAATTTTGAATTTTTCAGGATAAGTAAACGTAGTAGAACTATGATCCCGCCTATCCAAGTGTCCACACTTGGATACCTAACTTGTAAGCGTCCACGCTTACCTGCATCAATAAATAATTTTTAAAGGGCTTTCCGGGTTAGCGCTGCTGTACCAAAACTCATGGGCCGCTCCTACAAAACCCGCACTAACCGGGTTATCATGTATGTAATCTATTTTCTGCTGAATTACATCCGGTGAGTAAAGCAACACCGGATGATTGCCGTTTTGCCAGAATTGATTGTGGGTATTTAAAGAGTTGTATTTGCCAGCCAGCTCAAATTGTTTCAGCATCCACTCCTTCCGGCTTTCCTGCGAATTACTAGCAATCATCTCCACCATGCGTTTCGATGTAAAAGTTTTAAAATCTCCCAATACATCACCTAGTGACCCCTCGGTTACATTGGCAACCATATGAATATGATTGGTCATGATTACATAAGCATATATGTTCAGTTTTTTGTGCTGCTGGCAATACTGCAGGTTTTTCACGATAAAATCATTGTATTGCCGCCTGGTAAAAACATCTATCCAGTTGATAACGGTTAAGGTTACAAAAAACAGCTCGTCAGTTGAGGCATTGCGTGACATGAAATAAATATCGCAATTTTGCGTACAAGTAAGCGTGGACGCTTACAATTTATTTGTCCAAGTGTGGACACTTGGACAGGCGGGGGCAGTATGGCCATGTTTACGCCTGTACCTAATGATGAGTGTCAAGGCTAAGATGTATATACCTTGAAAAAATAATAGTTCAGGTGCGTCGTTAGGCATTGCTATAAAGATTAAACTTAATCAATTCAGAAAAACTCAATTTCTTAACTTCATAGGGGCTACACAAATTCTGAATTATGACTTGAGCTAATGTGCTTTGGTATAGGAAATAGTATTGCCATCATAGTCAAATACATACTTGCTGTAATCAAAGTCTATAACAACAATGCTATCTTCAAACAGGATGATCTCGCTGCTTCCTTCAGGTGTGACAAATATATCTGAACCGCTTTGTTGCCAAACAATGTTGCCTGATCTGTCCAATCTTGAAAGCTCAACTTCTCCATGTATGATATAGTCTTGTTGGTATTGATAGACCGCAAAGCAAGTAGCCCAATCTGCTTTTGTTTTCCAAAGCATCTCTAATGACTGCACAGAAAGACTGAAGACTGTATTGGAACAGCAAGTAATTAATCGGTCACCATCTAACAGGGCTGTATTGGCATATACTCCTGTTCCTCCACAATTAGCACCGAGCAGTATGCTTTTTAATGGTACTCCATCCCTATGTAGGTGAATGGCTTGCATAGAGTTAGGTTTATAACCGTCATCATTGAGATATAATGCATCGTAATCTGACAGGTTATCCAAGTCTTGAGATGTAGCATCTTTGACTGTTATAGTGTATTGATTGACATTGAAGATTAGCATAGTGTGAACAAGCTTTCTATTTAGGAAAGTTAAGAATTAAAATTCTGAATTGACAATCTCTAAAACTACTACCCCGCCTATCCAAGTGTCCACACTTGGATACCAAACTTGTAAGCGTCCACGCTTACTTGCATCAATTAATCTTCTAAGGGCATTTGAATTACGCCTTAAGGTTACAAAATATAGCTCGTCGGTTGAGATATTGCGGGATATGAACTAAATATCGCAATTTTTGCATACACGTAAGCGTGGACGCTTACAATTTATTTGTCCAAGTGTGGACACTTGGACAGGCGGGTACAACAGCTTGACGACGATGATAAACAAACCATCTTCAAACTTATTGAGAAAATGCTCACTAATAAGAAGTTTAAAGACTTCTTTCAAAAGAATGTAGCTACGCCATAAAAAAACTTTAAAACCTATTATATTTTATCCCATAATTATAAACTACTTACTGACAAGTCAAATCTTCTACATTATACTATCGTTAAACGAATTACATGAAGTATTATCTTTTATCAGCATCTACAAACGAAAAAGAAATTGGGGCTTACTTTCAAACTGAAGGCCTACCTAAGGGTTATACTTCAAAATGGTATGACGAACCTAATTCTATGACTAAGTTGGTAGATACCTCTTTACCTTCATTTACTCCCGATTTAAAATGGGAACTTAAGACTGAAGCTATATTAACCGATATAATTAGCGCAGGTAATATTACTGCTACAGGTCTTTTAATGAGTACAAAAGCAAGAAATGTTTTCCAAAAGCATAATTTAAATCAACACAAGTTCCATAATTCAGAACTAATTGTAAATAATAATACAATAGATTATTACTATTTACAATTAGTTAATCGTGATTTTCAAGATATAGACTTAGAAAAATCATCATTTGGCATAACAAACGCTTTTAGAATGAAAGAGGGTGATATTATCATAACTTCCTATAACGACTTAGTCGAAAAACAAAAATCACTAGAGTTTGGCAGCATAATAAATGCAGAAGAAATTTATATTAAAAACAACCACTTTGATCTCTTTTTTTTTCCTCTTATTCACAATGATATTTTTGCATCCGAAAGGCTTTTAAATAATCTAAGCAATAATGAAATAACTGGCTATGATGCGAAAGAACAACATATTTTATATGTCAATTAATTGATCTTTTACTGTCCAATCTTATTTATTTTACCCGCCTATCCAAGTGTCCACACTTGGATACCAACCTTGTAAGCGTCCACGCTTACTTGCATCAATAAATCTTCTAAGGGCATTTGAATTTATGCCTTAAGGTTACAAATTATAGCTCGTCGGTTGAGATATTGCGGAACATGAACTAAATATCGCAATTTTTGCATACACGTAAGCGTGGACGCTTACTATTTATTTGTCCAAGTGTGGACACTTGGACAGGCGGGGAATCAAATTTGGTAGTTCAACCCACCCCCAAAATTCAACGAGCGACACTCAATGACGAAATCTGGAAAGACAAGTATATTTCCTTACTTGAAAAGTATAATCATCATTTGAAACAAAAAACTATAATTGACGCTAATAGTTTTCAATTGTAAACTCGAGTACTGTATAACTTATCATTGTTAAGTGATTAATTTTAAGCAGAAGCTCATTTCCATTTTATTTTATTGAATGTCTTTTATAGGGAGATTACAAAGATTTAAGATTTTTTGGAAATGATGATATAGTAAATGAAAACGATGATGAATGCTTTGTTTAGCTAGTAGTGAATCCAATTTTCCATTTATACTTTAAAACGTGCTATTGAGCTGCTTCGCTAATTCATTGGGCCAAAGTTGTAACTTACACCATTTAAATTATGGTTAGAACAGCGCTGTATTACAGTTTAAAAGTATGGCTTACAAGTATTATTATAAGCCCTATATTGTTTCTCCTGATCGATCTTTTTACAAAGCACAATCAAACCAATTTAGAAGGGGGTGTTCTCTTCATAATCTTGTCGACCCTTTATGGATTAGTTCTTTCTTCAATTAGCTGGCTATTGTTCTGGCTTTGGTCTTATTTTTTATTAAAACTTTCTATCTCGCTAATTGCATTTAAAACTGTTTTAAGTTTTTTTGGCAGTGCTTTAACCATACTGCCATTCGTGCTATTTAGCAGGGATCATGGGTTTCCAGACGCATCCACAATTATGTGGGCGTTGAACTACAACGTCGTTATCGTAGCAGGTGTATGGTTTTATAAAATAAACTCTTCCCTTCACTTATAACATCTAGGAATATGATGAAAAAGTTTATCTTGTTTTTTACCATACTTGTCGCATTATTCAGTTGTACGAATAGGAGCAAGAAAAATCTAATCTCTACCTTTAAAAGAGGAGACAATTCAGAGTCTATTTAGGCACATTTGATGATGAAAATGGCTTTATATACTGTAAAATCGATGGAAATAATGTCTACGTTGAACAAAGAGATCATGGGAAAGGTTCAAGTCCTCAATGGGATACACTTAAAGTTGTTTCCATAAAAACTTTTAGTTTACAAGACTTGAAGAAACAACACAAGTTTGAGTAATTTGAAACTTACATCAAATAACAAGTCAACTCTGATATTTGAATAAACTAATAATATGATGATTAACGAGAGCGATCAAGCCATATTAGACATAGATTGGTTCTTCACTAATGGCAGCGAAATTGGATTTATTGCTTCTGCAGGCGGTAGATTACCTGCGTCAGTTGCAAAGTCAAAAGAAAATATTGAAGCGTTAGCCACTTACTTTAGAAGCCTACCACAAACAAGAAATATTGTGATCAATCCTGACTTAGAGACGAAACTCGCAAAAAGGTCTATAAATGATAATTATCTTTCAGATTTCGTAGATATGGCTAAAAAAGGTCTTTATACATTTGACAAAACGATTTTAGGTAATTATTCAGCGACGCAGTATCATTTAGTGGCCAAGCCAATAGTCTCTTTGAAAATAGAAGAAATTCCTTCAGCGATAGTCGAAATACTACTTCAAACACAAAAGGTCGGCTCTATTGAAGGAAGTTTAAATATTGAATCATTTAGTAGCTAACCAAAAGGTTTACTACCCGCCTATCCA
It encodes the following:
- a CDS encoding molybdenum ABC transporter ATP-binding protein, with the protein product MIRIHIEKKLRAYQGVQVLKIRKEMAAGSITRVTGPSGAGKTTLLKMIAGLITPDAGQITINQTVWFDAAQQINLPTRLRMPGFVFQDYALFPNMTVQQHLAYATTDTAWINRLLAIGQLETFAAHKPEHLSGGQQQRLAILRALAIKPQLLLMDEPFSALDVKMKSALIADLLTLFTELKATVLIVSHNPQELDGICNDELVLD
- a CDS encoding molybdenum ABC transporter permease subunit; the encoded protein is MDLTPIWLTLKLASITTLLLLVLGLPVAWWLSGRRSFIKIIIEAFITMPLVLPPSVLGFYLLLAFSPQRGVGKWLHDNFNLQFVFSFEGLVLASVIYSMPFMISPVKSAFQQLPASLAQASATLGKTKWQTLRWVLLPNIKPSLLTATVLTFAHTLGEFGVVLMIGGNIPGITRVASIAVYDSVEQMDYTSANNYSLILFAITFVLVTGVFIYNKYQVKTPLV